A stretch of the Ischnura elegans chromosome 5, ioIscEleg1.1, whole genome shotgun sequence genome encodes the following:
- the LOC124159227 gene encoding translocon-associated protein subunit gamma has product MSGKQKAFTKEEELLLQDFSRNVSTKSSALFYGNAIIVSAIPIWLFWRIHMIDLYSSTILFIVVTLASTYLVAFAYKNTKFVLKHKVAVKREEAVTREMTKKLAEDKKMSKKEKDERILWKKNEVADYEATTFSIFYNNALFLALVIFTSFYILKTFSPAVNYIFSVGSAGGLLALLSTGSH; this is encoded by the exons ATGTCTGGGAAACAGAAAGCTTTTACAAAAGAGGAAGAGCTACTCCTTCAAGATTTCAGTCGGAATGTTTCGACCAAGTCGTCGGcattattttatggaaatgcCATTATCGTATCGGCAATACCCATAT GGCTTTTCTGGAGAATCCATATGATCGATCTGTACTCCTCCACAATATTGTTTATTGTGGTCACATTGGCGAGCACATATTTGGTGGCTTTCGCGTACAAGAATACGAAATTTGTGTTGAAGCACAAG GTTGCTGTGAAGAGAGAGGAAGCTGTTACCAGGGAAATGACTAAGAAATTGGCCGAGGACAAGAAAATGAGCAAAAAAGAGAAAGACGAAAG AATTCTTTGGAAGAAGAATGAAGTTGCTGACTACGAGGCTACAACTTTCTCAATATTCTATAACAATGCCCTGTTCTTGGCTCTTGTGATTTTCACCAGTTTCTACATTTTGAAGACATTCAGCCCTGCAGT AAATTACATATTCTCTGTTGGATCTGCTGGTGGGCTTCTGGCACTTCTATCGACTGGATCACATTAA